One Acidimicrobiia bacterium genomic region harbors:
- the dnaB gene encoding replicative DNA helicase has translation MEKFERRQAPTKASTRVPPHNLDAEASLLGAMLLSRDAIADALEIVEPAHFYKPSHAHIFDAICTLYSSGEPADTVTVAETLKRAGFLDQIGGDGVLLELQATTPAITAAAKYARIIQEHATLRGLIGAANEIAEIGYGHPDDVVKAVDEAENLVFQVGQGRVTDTMAVIRDLLDANLDRLEELFESGNEITGVPTGYTEFDHLISGLQKNSLMILGARPAMGKTSFALGLATHVATTANLPALYFSLEMSQLELSQRILCSEARVDSKNIRNGKLSEDDWSRINHGVGKLSEAKIWIDDNPNTSIMEIRAKARRLKSRVGDIGVIVVDYLQLMTGRSTAENRQVEVSEISRGLKILARELETPVIGLSQLSRGLEARQDKRPMLSDLRESGSLEQDADTVVFIYRDEVYNPESPDMGTAEVILSKHRNGPTGTVRLAFLPHYTRFADMARTP, from the coding sequence ATTGAAAAATTCGAAAGACGGCAAGCACCCACAAAAGCATCAACCAGAGTGCCTCCCCACAACCTTGATGCAGAAGCCTCACTGTTGGGAGCCATGCTGCTTTCCCGAGATGCAATTGCTGATGCTTTAGAGATTGTCGAACCAGCACACTTCTACAAGCCGTCCCATGCGCATATCTTTGACGCCATTTGCACGCTGTATTCTTCCGGAGAACCAGCCGACACGGTGACAGTGGCTGAAACCCTTAAACGAGCAGGATTTCTTGACCAAATAGGCGGCGACGGCGTGTTGCTGGAACTTCAAGCAACCACTCCGGCTATTACTGCAGCGGCAAAATATGCTCGTATTATTCAAGAACACGCTACGTTGCGTGGCCTCATCGGGGCGGCTAATGAGATTGCCGAAATTGGCTACGGGCACCCTGACGATGTCGTCAAAGCGGTCGACGAAGCAGAAAACCTTGTTTTTCAAGTAGGTCAGGGCCGGGTTACCGACACCATGGCGGTCATTCGCGACTTGCTTGATGCCAACCTGGACCGATTAGAAGAACTTTTTGAAAGTGGCAACGAAATAACCGGGGTACCCACCGGCTACACCGAATTTGATCACCTTATTTCTGGCTTACAAAAAAACTCCCTAATGATTTTAGGTGCTCGCCCCGCTATGGGAAAAACCTCATTTGCTCTTGGCCTCGCCACCCACGTGGCCACCACCGCAAACCTGCCTGCGCTCTACTTCTCGTTAGAAATGAGCCAGTTAGAACTCAGTCAAAGAATCTTATGTTCAGAAGCTCGAGTGGATTCAAAAAACATACGAAACGGAAAGCTTTCAGAAGATGACTGGAGCCGGATCAACCATGGGGTTGGCAAACTCTCCGAAGCAAAAATTTGGATTGACGACAACCCAAATACTTCCATTATGGAAATTCGAGCCAAAGCTCGCCGGCTAAAAAGCCGGGTCGGAGACATCGGGGTCATCGTGGTGGATTACCTCCAACTTATGACCGGACGCTCCACTGCAGAAAACCGGCAAGTTGAAGTGTCTGAAATTAGCCGTGGTCTTAAAATCTTGGCTCGCGAACTTGAAACCCCAGTGATTGGGCTGTCTCAGCTTTCTCGTGGGTTAGAGGCCCGCCAAGACAAACGCCCCATGCTGTCCGACCTCCGCGAGTCTGGATCATTGGAACAAGATGCTGACACCGTGGTATTTATTTATCGCGACGAGGTTTATAACCCAGAGAGCCCAGATATGGGTACAGCCGAAGTCATTTTGTCAAAACACCGTAACGGCCCTACCGGTACAGTGAGGCTGGCCTTTTTGCCTCACTACACCCGATTTGCCGACATGGCTCGTACCCCGTAA
- a CDS encoding mechanosensitive ion channel family protein has product MLPTGITDACGPAPSAICKWVWNATENDSMAETARWFVERPLKIILILLVSMMINRVVRRGIDRMVSRLIETREKEQEVAEVESNKMLAVMGNRARRKLQRLAEQGDRSRQRALTLGAVLRGISTGAIYLLGMMIALGELGIDLGPLIAGAGIIGLAVGFGAQDLVANFIAGIFVIIEDQYGVGDWIDVGPASGTVERVTLRTTVLRDSHGTVWVIPNGEIHRVGNSSQLWAKTVLDLDVAYDTDIDLAATVIKQTADELWEEQLEAATIIEEPVISGLQSFGADAITIRLSVKTEPGEQWATGRILRARMKKAFDAHNIEIPFPQRTVWMHTADEPAQPSAAPEIKIRTDLLESRSGADAED; this is encoded by the coding sequence ATGTTGCCAACTGGAATAACGGATGCTTGCGGGCCTGCCCCAAGTGCAATTTGTAAATGGGTATGGAACGCCACCGAAAATGACTCTATGGCCGAAACAGCGCGATGGTTTGTAGAACGACCGCTCAAAATCATTCTTATTTTGTTGGTGTCAATGATGATCAATCGTGTGGTACGACGCGGCATAGATCGCATGGTGTCTCGCCTCATTGAAACGAGAGAAAAAGAACAAGAAGTGGCAGAAGTTGAATCCAACAAAATGTTGGCCGTAATGGGAAACCGAGCCCGGCGCAAACTTCAACGCCTCGCCGAACAAGGCGACCGATCACGCCAACGTGCCTTAACCCTCGGGGCCGTATTGAGGGGTATTAGCACCGGGGCGATTTACCTCTTGGGGATGATGATCGCTTTAGGCGAGTTAGGCATTGACCTCGGCCCACTTATTGCCGGGGCAGGCATCATCGGCCTCGCGGTCGGTTTTGGAGCCCAAGATTTGGTGGCGAACTTTATTGCCGGCATTTTTGTCATCATCGAAGACCAATACGGGGTAGGTGATTGGATTGACGTTGGCCCTGCTTCAGGAACTGTGGAGCGGGTCACCTTGCGCACCACAGTGTTACGGGACAGCCACGGCACAGTTTGGGTTATTCCCAACGGGGAGATCCATCGGGTAGGAAACTCCTCACAACTCTGGGCCAAAACAGTGCTCGACCTTGACGTGGCTTACGACACCGATATTGATTTAGCGGCCACCGTTATCAAACAAACAGCTGATGAACTTTGGGAAGAGCAACTTGAAGCAGCCACCATTATTGAAGAACCAGTTATTTCTGGTTTGCAAAGCTTTGGGGCGGATGCCATCACCATTCGCCTCTCGGTAAAAACTGAACCTGGCGAACAGTGGGCTACTGGCCGTATTTTGCGGGCGCGAATGAAAAAAGCCTTTGATGCGCACAACATTGAAATCCCCTTCCCGCAACGCACAGTATGGATGCACACTGCTGATGAGCCTGCTCAACCAAGTGCTGCTCCGGAAATTAAAATCCGCACCGACCTCCTTGAGAGCCGATCCGGCGCCGACGCAGAAGATTAA
- a CDS encoding bifunctional aldolase/short-chain dehydrogenase: protein MENLWNEHDCGDGGALACCAYGSRLLGGNQSLVLHGGGNTSVKADWVDITGRTIDAVYVKGSGWDLASIEVPGLTPLPLERMSDLLSLDRLSDEDMMAEMSTARLRADAPQPSVEALLHAFLPFRAIQHSHADVILSLTNVDEGADTVAEVYGDAVVTVPYVMPGFDLAKAVQEAWAEQAHPGTIGMVLLHHGLFTFAETTRQAYGRHVDLIGRAETYLAGLPGGQQEAPAPSEQAEIVLTELADLRRAISETAGSPMIMHRQTSPEIQRFVNRPDVADLATRGPLTPDHIIRTKRVPLVGRDVNQFAEDYREYFAQHHGNVSQELTMLDPAPRVVLDPELGLMTIGATAKDAAIASDIYHHTMPVLECLEDQRSGYVALEEADLFSLEYWDLEQAKLRLAGPRKEFAGQVALVTGAASGIGRACAAELLDRGAAVIGLDIDPQVTTTFSGSSWLGCPTDVGDEEAQKAALRTGVEQFGGLDMVVIGAGVFPQSALIADMDAGSWQKAMDINVTSVARLFHHVAPLLALSPVGGRVVVIASRNALAPGKSAAAYSASKAALTQLSRVAAFEWAEHGVRVNVVHPDNVFDTGLWTEELLKKRAENYQMTVEEYKARNLLKMEVGAGHVASVVAELCSDRFAATTAAQIPIDGGSERTI from the coding sequence ATGGAAAATCTTTGGAACGAACATGATTGTGGTGACGGCGGAGCACTGGCTTGTTGCGCTTATGGCTCTCGATTGTTGGGCGGCAACCAATCTTTGGTGCTGCACGGCGGAGGAAACACCTCGGTAAAAGCCGATTGGGTAGACATCACCGGCCGCACCATCGATGCCGTTTACGTCAAAGGTTCAGGGTGGGACCTGGCCAGCATTGAGGTGCCTGGTTTGACCCCGCTGCCCTTAGAGCGGATGAGCGACCTTCTTAGCCTTGACCGGTTAAGCGACGAAGACATGATGGCTGAAATGTCAACCGCCCGGTTGCGTGCTGATGCCCCACAACCGTCGGTAGAAGCACTACTGCATGCTTTTTTACCTTTCCGTGCTATCCAGCACAGCCACGCTGACGTTATTTTGAGTTTGACCAACGTTGACGAAGGGGCCGACACGGTGGCTGAGGTTTATGGCGACGCCGTAGTGACCGTGCCCTATGTGATGCCGGGGTTTGATTTAGCAAAAGCAGTGCAAGAAGCGTGGGCCGAACAAGCTCATCCCGGAACCATCGGCATGGTGCTTTTGCATCACGGGCTTTTTACTTTTGCCGAAACAACCCGCCAAGCGTACGGTCGACACGTTGACCTGATTGGGCGAGCCGAAACGTATTTGGCCGGTCTTCCTGGGGGCCAACAAGAAGCTCCAGCACCGAGCGAACAAGCCGAAATAGTACTTACTGAGTTAGCGGACTTGCGGCGGGCTATTTCTGAGACTGCGGGTTCACCCATGATCATGCATCGCCAAACCAGCCCAGAGATTCAACGGTTCGTGAATCGCCCCGATGTTGCCGACTTGGCTACCCGCGGCCCATTAACCCCCGACCACATCATTCGCACTAAACGGGTTCCTTTAGTTGGTCGTGACGTAAACCAGTTCGCTGAGGATTATCGCGAATATTTCGCACAACACCATGGAAACGTTTCTCAAGAACTCACCATGTTGGACCCCGCCCCACGAGTGGTGCTGGACCCTGAATTAGGCCTGATGACTATCGGAGCAACGGCAAAAGATGCCGCAATCGCTTCTGATATTTACCACCACACCATGCCAGTGTTGGAGTGCCTTGAGGACCAGCGCAGCGGTTACGTGGCGTTAGAAGAAGCAGACCTTTTTTCTTTAGAATATTGGGATCTTGAGCAGGCGAAACTTCGTTTGGCGGGCCCCCGTAAAGAATTTGCTGGCCAGGTAGCGCTGGTAACTGGAGCCGCCTCGGGTATTGGCCGAGCATGTGCCGCGGAACTCTTGGATCGCGGGGCCGCGGTTATCGGGTTGGACATTGACCCACAAGTCACCACAACATTTTCTGGCTCTTCATGGTTGGGGTGCCCTACAGATGTTGGCGACGAAGAAGCGCAAAAAGCTGCTTTACGAACCGGAGTTGAACAATTTGGCGGGCTCGACATGGTGGTTATTGGTGCCGGAGTATTCCCCCAAAGTGCGTTAATCGCTGACATGGATGCGGGCTCTTGGCAAAAAGCAATGGACATCAACGTCACTTCTGTGGCCCGACTTTTTCACCATGTTGCCCCGTTGCTTGCGCTTTCACCAGTGGGTGGCCGAGTGGTGGTTATTGCTTCTCGTAATGCTTTGGCCCCCGGCAAAAGCGCGGCAGCCTATTCGGCCTCAAAGGCGGCGTTAACGCAGTTATCTCGGGTAGCAGCTTTTGAGTGGGCCGAGCATGGGGTGCGGGTCAACGTGGTGCATCCCGACAATGTGTTTGATACCGGCCTTTGGACCGAAGAACTGCTTAAAAAACGGGCAGAGAATTACCAAATGACCGTAGAGGAATACAAGGCCCGCAACCTGTTAAAAATGGAAGTAGGTGCTGGTCACGTAGCTTCTGTAGTAGCGGAACTTTGCAGTGACCGTTTTGCCGCAACTACGGCGGCTCAAATACCAATCGATGGCGGCAGCGAACGTACTATTTAA
- a CDS encoding ABC transporter ATP-binding protein, whose amino-acid sequence MNTPVTTESVEFSTNTNSAPLLQVTDLHTSFSIKAGEVKAVRGVSFSLDQGKTLGVVGESGSGKTVLARSIMRLNLGGNVNTTGQAVFEGKELFGCSMREMQNLWGNEMAMVFQDPMTSLNPLVKVGRQVTEHVRQHLGASRSEAKSLAIDLLKEVRIPEPESRLNAYPHELSGGMRQRICIAIALACEPTLLFADEPTTALDVTVQHQILNLLNREQQERHMAMILITHDLGVVAGRTDETMVMYAGNVVEQAPTSSLFADMRHPYTEALLRSIPRTTQRSHTRLAAIAGRPPDLIKPPSGCAFSPRCPYVQEKCRQEAPPLQTTDDPAHKSACWFPVGTPENKEAFARNLAAKLPQTLSVAEGSMVDTNQLLDQAATAEENN is encoded by the coding sequence TTGAATACACCAGTAACTACTGAGAGCGTAGAATTCTCAACGAACACAAATAGCGCCCCTCTTCTTCAAGTAACCGACCTTCATACGTCATTTAGTATTAAGGCCGGTGAAGTAAAAGCAGTCCGTGGCGTAAGTTTTTCACTTGACCAAGGAAAAACCCTTGGTGTGGTGGGGGAAAGCGGCTCTGGTAAAACAGTTTTAGCCCGTTCCATTATGCGGCTTAACCTGGGTGGCAACGTAAATACCACCGGTCAAGCAGTCTTCGAAGGAAAAGAATTGTTCGGCTGTTCCATGCGGGAAATGCAAAACCTGTGGGGTAATGAAATGGCCATGGTGTTTCAAGACCCCATGACCTCATTGAACCCTTTGGTGAAAGTCGGCCGCCAAGTCACCGAACATGTTCGCCAGCATCTAGGTGCTTCTCGGTCGGAAGCTAAATCATTGGCTATTGATCTTTTGAAAGAGGTTCGGATCCCCGAGCCAGAAAGTCGCCTCAACGCTTACCCGCACGAACTTAGTGGAGGCATGCGTCAACGTATTTGCATCGCCATTGCTTTGGCCTGCGAACCGACCCTTCTTTTTGCTGATGAACCAACCACTGCTTTAGATGTAACGGTCCAGCATCAAATTTTGAATCTGTTGAACCGGGAACAACAAGAGCGTCATATGGCCATGATTCTCATTACCCACGATCTCGGCGTAGTGGCGGGACGCACCGACGAAACCATGGTTATGTATGCCGGTAACGTGGTCGAACAGGCGCCAACCAGTTCGTTGTTTGCCGACATGCGACACCCTTACACCGAAGCATTATTGCGGTCTATTCCTCGCACAACCCAGCGTAGCCATACTCGTTTAGCCGCTATTGCCGGCCGCCCACCAGACCTTATTAAACCACCAAGTGGTTGTGCGTTTAGCCCTCGTTGCCCCTACGTGCAAGAAAAATGTCGCCAAGAAGCGCCACCGCTGCAAACAACCGACGATCCAGCCCACAAATCAGCATGCTGGTTCCCTGTAGGTACACCAGAGAACAAAGAGGCTTTTGCTAGAAATTTGGCCGCTAAATTACCGCAAACTTTGTCAGTAGCAGAAGGGTCAATGGTCGACACTAATCAACTACTTGATCAAGCGGCGACCGCCGAGGAGAACAACTAA
- a CDS encoding ATP-binding cassette domain-containing protein, whose protein sequence is MAGSGKAHLRPEGEALISIEDLVVEYPVAGGNTVKAVSGISFDIKRGETLGLVGESGCGKSTTGRAIIQLPNPTSGAVYYNLVDLTELSTEAMRRRRTDLQMIFQDPISSLNPRREVGEIVAEPLNVWGPQDKAKQKALVDEMLNAVGIDPDVARNKRPHEFSGGQCQRISIARSLVLEPEVLICDEPVSALDVSVQAQILNLLEDLKKKYNLTLVFIAHDLAVVKNISDRVAVMYLGKICEVAGSDELYDHPSHPYTRLLLDSCPEPDPAVALDKSDGGSGELPSPINPPSGCRFRTRCPFADEICSAEEPQMKEVRQNHFVACHHPLSQQADTPIAVLVTASV, encoded by the coding sequence ATGGCCGGCAGCGGAAAAGCCCACCTGAGACCCGAAGGCGAAGCGCTGATCAGCATTGAAGATTTAGTAGTGGAATACCCGGTAGCTGGTGGCAACACCGTAAAGGCGGTAAGTGGCATCAGTTTTGATATCAAACGAGGCGAAACCCTTGGTTTGGTCGGTGAGTCAGGGTGCGGTAAATCCACCACAGGACGAGCCATAATTCAACTTCCTAACCCCACCTCGGGCGCTGTGTACTACAACTTGGTGGATCTCACTGAATTGTCAACAGAAGCTATGCGTCGCCGCCGCACTGACCTGCAAATGATTTTTCAAGATCCCATTAGCTCACTTAATCCACGTCGAGAAGTAGGCGAAATTGTTGCTGAGCCGCTAAACGTTTGGGGCCCCCAAGACAAAGCAAAGCAAAAAGCTTTGGTTGATGAAATGCTCAACGCAGTAGGAATCGACCCCGACGTAGCCCGTAACAAACGACCGCATGAATTTTCAGGCGGCCAGTGTCAGCGCATCTCTATTGCTCGCAGCCTGGTTTTAGAACCCGAAGTGCTTATTTGCGATGAACCGGTAAGTGCGCTTGATGTCAGTGTGCAAGCCCAAATTTTGAACCTACTCGAAGATTTAAAAAAGAAATACAACCTGACACTGGTCTTCATTGCCCACGACCTTGCCGTGGTTAAAAACATTAGTGACCGGGTGGCTGTCATGTATCTCGGAAAAATCTGTGAAGTCGCCGGGTCTGACGAGCTTTATGACCATCCGTCACACCCCTACACCCGTTTATTGTTGGACTCTTGCCCAGAGCCTGACCCCGCGGTTGCTCTTGATAAATCGGATGGCGGTAGTGGAGAGCTTCCTTCACCCATTAACCCACCGTCCGGTTGCCGCTTTCGCACTCGTTGCCCGTTTGCCGACGAAATTTGCTCGGCCGAAGAACCACAGATGAAAGAGGTCAGACAAAACCATTTCGTGGCCTGTCACCACCCACTTTCTCAGCAAGCGGATACCCCGATTGCTGTTCTGGTAACGGCGAGTGTCTGA
- a CDS encoding ABC transporter substrate-binding protein, with protein MEGKAMNKLTRKRGSAMRLMAVLLAAVMVATACGSDSGGDAAPVATTAAPDATETTAAPTTATPTTEAPTTTATPTTTTEAPPVGPAQGGDASVGLEAEAVGLRPWEDACSSPCYNMLAAVFDKLFEQYADGSYGPFLAESISSNDDFSVWTMNLRPGVLFHDGTELTAQTIADMFVVQQTGAQSAGIIGSSKLVSVEATGDLEVTYTLSGTNAVFTANLSRAQIGMVFAPSTGADEDALAAAANAPIGTGPFMVDNRDVDNKTVMVRNPNYWMSDSFGTQLPYLDSVTFHPIPDEGTRLSSLASGTVTAMQSLRQASIRDARNTDGLWLFEHQGNNAGGGMFNVTIAPYDDTRVRRGLMHMNNQDAVIEALGGKGISTGATQFFAPDSPFYSQAVADAYPAFDVAAGVALVTEYINDPARSDGRAVGENIEVELSCPPDPTLIAGMQVIQAIMESTGLVDVNMSNFDQATHIGMAVGGADGTFIGTHHMHCWRWGSEDDPAAGMLSGFGDPSNLAVGALNFSNWYNEEAYGYLVEASLTDDVPTRAALYEKFGLIMNDENPIWFSGGTATVIATAEGLGGLDSWEMPDGEAGIGHPAAEGRWAQAYWAAE; from the coding sequence ATGGAGGGGAAAGCAATGAATAAATTAACCAGAAAGCGGGGATCAGCTATGCGTTTGATGGCTGTTCTTCTGGCTGCCGTAATGGTAGCTACTGCTTGTGGCAGCGATAGCGGCGGCGATGCCGCACCTGTTGCTACCACGGCAGCACCGGATGCGACGGAAACTACCGCTGCACCAACTACTGCCACACCAACCACGGAGGCGCCAACTACTACGGCTACACCAACCACCACCACCGAAGCACCCCCTGTGGGGCCTGCTCAAGGCGGCGATGCTAGCGTAGGTCTTGAAGCTGAAGCTGTTGGCTTGCGCCCTTGGGAAGACGCTTGTTCTTCCCCTTGCTACAACATGCTGGCCGCGGTATTCGACAAACTGTTTGAACAATATGCCGACGGAAGCTACGGACCTTTCTTAGCTGAGAGCATTTCTTCGAATGATGATTTCTCCGTTTGGACCATGAACTTGCGTCCTGGCGTATTGTTCCATGATGGCACCGAACTGACGGCTCAAACTATTGCTGACATGTTTGTTGTTCAACAAACTGGTGCGCAATCTGCCGGAATCATCGGTTCATCTAAATTGGTAAGCGTCGAAGCTACCGGCGACCTTGAGGTGACTTACACCTTGAGCGGAACCAACGCTGTTTTCACTGCTAACCTTTCTCGTGCTCAAATTGGCATGGTGTTTGCTCCTTCTACTGGTGCAGACGAAGATGCTCTTGCCGCAGCGGCCAATGCCCCAATCGGCACCGGCCCCTTCATGGTTGACAACCGAGACGTAGACAACAAGACCGTCATGGTTCGCAACCCGAACTACTGGATGTCTGACTCTTTCGGCACACAATTGCCTTACTTAGACTCCGTTACCTTCCACCCAATCCCTGACGAAGGCACCCGCTTGTCTTCCTTGGCTTCGGGCACGGTAACTGCCATGCAGAGTTTGCGTCAAGCAAGCATTCGTGACGCTCGAAACACCGACGGGCTTTGGTTGTTTGAACACCAAGGCAACAACGCCGGTGGCGGTATGTTCAACGTGACCATTGCGCCATACGACGATACGCGAGTACGTCGTGGCTTGATGCACATGAACAACCAAGATGCAGTCATTGAAGCCTTGGGCGGTAAGGGAATTTCTACTGGTGCCACGCAATTCTTTGCGCCCGACAGCCCCTTCTACTCACAAGCAGTAGCAGACGCTTATCCAGCGTTTGATGTGGCTGCCGGTGTTGCCTTGGTAACCGAGTACATCAACGATCCAGCACGTTCTGATGGCCGTGCCGTTGGCGAAAACATTGAAGTTGAGTTGAGTTGCCCACCTGACCCAACTTTGATCGCCGGTATGCAGGTAATCCAAGCAATTATGGAATCAACTGGGCTCGTTGACGTAAACATGAGCAACTTCGACCAAGCCACCCACATTGGGATGGCCGTTGGTGGTGCAGATGGAACCTTTATCGGTACCCACCACATGCACTGCTGGCGTTGGGGAAGTGAAGACGACCCAGCAGCCGGAATGCTTTCTGGCTTTGGCGACCCGTCAAACCTTGCTGTAGGTGCCTTGAACTTCTCTAACTGGTACAACGAAGAGGCTTACGGTTACTTGGTTGAAGCCTCGTTGACCGATGACGTGCCAACTCGTGCTGCTCTCTATGAGAAGTTCGGTTTGATCATGAACGACGAAAACCCAATTTGGTTCTCTGGTGGAACGGCGACCGTTATCGCAACCGCTGAAGGTCTCGGGGGTCTTGACTCTTGGGAGATGCCAGACGGTGAAGCCGGTATTGGTCACCCAGCAGCTGAAGGCCGTTGGGCCCAAGCTTATTGGGCAGCTGAATAG
- a CDS encoding ABC transporter permease, with protein MLAVRFVRLVATILAVSFLTFLMVNLLPGDPINALIPPEAQNNQEFVEQLREEFGLNDPMLVRYANWLGDAVTGDLGKSVITSQPVAGEIWRRLPITAELAIVAVGFSLLIAIPLGTLSAYKQGKRVDQGISAVAQVSLSIPNFVLGLLLIYLFAMKLQWLPATGWTRLTESVSGNIKSVLLPAMSLALAEIAVYTRVVRSDMISTLQEDYVLSARAKGLKDRFILLRHALRPSSLTLITVVGLNVGALIGGTVVMEVLFAIPGLGKRLLDAIYQRDFLMVQGITVFVAVVYVTINTLVDIIYMLVDPRIRKKV; from the coding sequence ATGCTTGCAGTCCGGTTTGTCCGGTTGGTAGCCACTATTTTGGCCGTATCTTTTTTGACTTTCTTGATGGTCAATTTGCTCCCCGGGGACCCCATTAATGCTCTTATCCCACCAGAGGCCCAAAATAATCAAGAGTTTGTTGAACAACTTCGAGAAGAATTCGGCCTCAATGACCCCATGTTGGTGCGTTATGCCAACTGGCTTGGTGACGCCGTTACTGGAGATTTAGGTAAGTCGGTTATTACCTCGCAACCGGTAGCGGGGGAAATTTGGCGCCGCTTACCCATTACGGCAGAGTTAGCCATTGTCGCCGTTGGTTTTTCACTTTTGATTGCCATTCCTCTCGGCACCCTGTCTGCTTACAAGCAGGGGAAAAGAGTTGATCAGGGCATTTCTGCGGTGGCCCAAGTGTCATTAAGTATTCCGAACTTTGTTCTGGGCCTCTTGCTTATTTATTTGTTTGCCATGAAACTCCAGTGGCTACCTGCTACCGGATGGACACGCCTAACGGAAAGCGTGTCTGGCAATATCAAGTCAGTTCTTTTGCCGGCCATGTCTTTGGCCCTAGCGGAAATAGCGGTTTATACCCGGGTGGTGCGTTCTGACATGATCTCTACCTTGCAAGAAGATTACGTACTTTCGGCCCGAGCAAAGGGGTTAAAAGACCGGTTCATTTTGCTTCGCCACGCCCTCCGCCCGAGTTCGCTGACTTTGATTACGGTGGTTGGCTTGAACGTGGGGGCCCTTATCGGCGGCACGGTGGTCATGGAAGTTTTGTTCGCTATTCCTGGTTTAGGTAAGCGCTTACTTGATGCCATTTACCAAAGAGATTTTTTGATGGTGCAAGGTATCACTGTTTTTGTGGCCGTGGTGTACGTGACTATCAATACCTTGGTGGACATTATTTATATGCTGGTTGACCCTCGAATTCGAAAGAAGGTCTGA
- a CDS encoding ABC transporter permease, whose product MSSPSSSPSRFRMVFRVFWAMPIVTKLCTFWLTTIILTAVFADLIPKLADPNYQGFLFGTDVTNDGQSWHHWLGTDNTSRDILSRLIYGTRVSLTVAVTAVAFGTFFGGLLGSFVGYVRGRREAAIMATIDVILAFPALVLLLTVVTLLEKRDLLVISLVVGVLAIPRYARVARANALAVSRREFVAAARAIGTKDRTILWREVVPNVMPTVFAYALVAAAVTVVLEGTLAFLGLSVEPPTSSWGVMINSSRADLRINIWPVIWPSLMLVFTVYSLNNVGDWFRIRTAHKAAAL is encoded by the coding sequence ATGTCCTCCCCTTCCTCTTCACCTTCACGTTTTCGTATGGTATTCCGGGTTTTCTGGGCTATGCCGATTGTGACCAAACTCTGCACTTTTTGGTTAACCACTATCATTTTGACGGCTGTTTTCGCTGACCTCATCCCAAAATTAGCTGATCCCAATTATCAAGGTTTCTTGTTTGGAACCGATGTGACCAACGACGGACAATCTTGGCATCACTGGTTGGGTACAGATAACACAAGCCGTGATATTTTGTCTCGATTAATTTATGGCACCCGAGTGTCGCTCACCGTGGCGGTCACTGCGGTAGCTTTCGGCACATTTTTCGGTGGGCTATTAGGTTCATTCGTGGGTTATGTGCGAGGCCGCCGTGAGGCGGCCATCATGGCCACCATTGATGTTATTTTGGCCTTTCCTGCCCTGGTGTTGCTGCTCACTGTGGTGACCTTGCTGGAAAAACGGGATCTTCTTGTTATCTCTTTGGTAGTGGGCGTGTTGGCTATTCCTCGCTATGCCCGAGTGGCTCGTGCCAACGCTTTGGCAGTAAGCCGTCGAGAGTTTGTGGCTGCGGCTCGTGCTATTGGTACAAAAGATCGAACAATTTTGTGGCGTGAGGTTGTCCCTAACGTGATGCCTACAGTTTTTGCTTACGCTTTGGTAGCTGCTGCGGTGACGGTAGTCCTAGAAGGAACGCTGGCTTTTCTTGGCTTAAGTGTTGAGCCCCCTACCTCTTCTTGGGGCGTCATGATCAACTCTTCTCGTGCCGACTTACGTATCAATATTTGGCCGGTGATATGGCCTTCGTTGATGCTGGTATTTACGGTGTATTCGTTGAATAATGTGGGCGACTGGTTCCGCATTCGCACTGCTCATAAAGCGGCAGCACTTTAA